CTTCCTGGGGCTGGTCACGGAGCCGGTGGTCGTCACGATCGCGCTGGCCTCGCTCGCCGGCGTGCGCTTCCCCCGGTGGTTCATGGTCACGGCCCAGGGCGTGTACCTCCTCGGGCTCGTGTTCGCCTACTGGCTCTTCGCGCAGTCGTACCTGGTCATCGGTGCGCTGTGCCCGTGGTGCCTGCTGGTCACCGCCTCGACCACGACCGTCTTCACCAGCCTGCTGCGGGTGAACATCCTTCAGAACAACTTCCGCCTGCGGCCCGGTACCCATGCCCGCGCGATGTCGCTGCTGCGCACGGGTGTGGACTACGCGGCCGTCGTCGTGGTGTTCGTGCTCC
This window of the Georgenia yuyongxinii genome carries:
- a CDS encoding vitamin K epoxide reductase family protein, coding for MTDLAPAGALDTDSTWLRRAVRRPFALMLASSVLSLIASFVLSVDAVRLAANPDVVLTCDINSAISCGTVAQAWQASLFGFPNAFLGLVTEPVVVTIALASLAGVRFPRWFMVTAQGVYLLGLVFAYWLFAQSYLVIGALCPWCLLVTASTTTVFTSLLRVNILQNNFRLRPGTHARAMSLLRTGVDYAAVVVVFVLLAAAIIVKYHNELFG